A genomic region of Candidatus Methylomirabilota bacterium contains the following coding sequences:
- a CDS encoding CoA-transferase translates to MTIAPAEYDFRAARRRLEAKPKSAGEKLVSLAEAAARVPDGATLAIGGILYSRTPLALLREILRRRPKDLTLARNLMCYEGEWYMVAGAAKKLVTAWMGIGLPWGLSRIMREYVESGRVPIEEWSHLGLGLRFRAAAMGLPFLPTMTMLASDLMGVGGSKTIACPYTGETLHAVPALFPDVGLLHVQRADRFGNCQIDGYPHMDADIAFAAQTVLVTAEEIVPEEEIRRRPDRTMIPGFVVDALVHVPWGSYPHECYGRYDSEPGHFGEYVAGIQAEGAEGVARYLERYVYAPPTHADYLALFPEGMREAAAERGKELSS, encoded by the coding sequence ATGACCATCGCGCCCGCCGAGTACGACTTCCGCGCGGCGCGCCGCCGGCTCGAGGCCAAGCCCAAGTCGGCGGGTGAGAAGCTCGTGAGCCTCGCCGAGGCGGCCGCGCGGGTTCCCGACGGCGCCACCCTGGCCATCGGCGGCATCCTCTACAGCCGCACGCCGCTCGCCCTCCTCCGCGAGATCCTGCGCCGGCGGCCGAAGGACCTCACGCTCGCGCGCAACCTCATGTGCTACGAGGGCGAGTGGTACATGGTGGCGGGAGCGGCCAAGAAGCTCGTGACAGCGTGGATGGGGATCGGGCTTCCCTGGGGCCTCTCGCGCATCATGCGCGAGTACGTGGAGTCCGGCCGCGTGCCCATCGAGGAGTGGAGCCATCTCGGGCTGGGGCTCCGCTTCCGCGCCGCCGCCATGGGGCTGCCCTTCCTCCCGACGATGACGATGCTGGCCTCCGATCTCATGGGGGTGGGCGGCTCGAAGACCATCGCCTGCCCCTACACGGGCGAGACGCTCCACGCGGTGCCCGCCCTCTTCCCCGACGTGGGTCTGCTCCACGTGCAGCGCGCCGACCGCTTCGGCAACTGCCAGATCGACGGCTACCCGCACATGGACGCCGACATCGCCTTCGCCGCGCAGACGGTGCTGGTGACGGCCGAGGAGATCGTGCCCGAGGAGGAGATCCGCCGGCGTCCCGACCGCACCATGATCCCCGGCTTCGTGGTGGACGCGCTCGTGCACGTACCGTGGGGCTCCTATCCGCACGAGTGCTACGGGCGCTACGACTCCGAGCCCGGCCACTTCGGCGAGTACGTGGCGGGCATCCAGGCCGAGGGCGCCGAGGGGGTCGCGCGCTACCTCGAGCGCTACGTCTACGCGCCGCCCACGCATGCCGACTACCTCGCGCTCTTCCCCGAAGGCATGCGCGAGGCGGCAGCCGAGCGCGGCAAGGAGCTTTCCTCGTGA